One Branchiostoma floridae strain S238N-H82 chromosome 1, Bfl_VNyyK, whole genome shotgun sequence genomic region harbors:
- the LOC118428430 gene encoding angiopoietin-related protein 6-like, giving the protein MRPSVILLLLLYFGDGRAKKASKEAARTPVKEPRNTQCEMLGRRYLRHCQCGLSDLGLLTAAFIGKPEQSASPVNYLEFDMMRRQLGLHLTEIKSVKRLVMEVLRKLDGVAEEQEKMSLRQHTDAGPTIVVPKQTCLPVQQKTCPGIMYVGHISCTDILLSGTNTSGIFTIYPRFYNSSFPVFCDMDTDGGGWTVIQRRINGSIKFFRPWKDYKEGFGDLEGEFWLGLDSIHALTRSFGSTLLRIQVESFEGQWHIAQYDGFKVANESENYRMTTGRFTYGSNVPDSFSYHDGANFSTFDRDNDGDEEVNCGKKSRGGWWYKGGMPGKNKCGLSNPNGLYHLGAYEGEENGIYWYFWRSDYLYSFRKVVMMVRPAHFYYAPSQGYRRPPQQYPYPYPSSYYPGPAPQPPPPYYPGPAPQQQPYPSYSNPAPAAQQPYPNPAPYPTGYDAASLNSAPSPTSSSQYYYQRYMQGDKGEK; this is encoded by the exons ATGCGGCCTTCGGTCATACTTCTACTGCTGCTGTATTTCGGAGATGGAAGGGCCAAGAAAGCGTCGAAGGAGGCGGCGAGGACACCGGTCAAGGAACCGCGCAACACGCAGTGCGAAATGCTGGGCAGACGGTACCTCCGTCACTGCCAGTGTGGCCTGAGTGATCTTGGTCTTCTCACGGCCGCCTTCATCGGCAAGCCCGAGCAG TCTGCCTCCCCGGTGAATTACCTGGAGTTCGACATGATGCGGAGACAGCTCGGCCTGCACCTCACGGAGATCAAGTCGGTGAAGCGGCTGGTGATGGAGGTGCTGAGGAAGCTGGACGGCGTGGCGGAGGAGCAGGAGAAGATGAGTCTGCGGCAGCACACGGACGCGGGCCCGACCATAGTGGTTCCCAAGCAGACCTGTCTCCCTGTGCAGCAGAAGACCTGTCCCGGGATCATGTATGTAG GCCACATATCGTGCACAGACATACTGCTGAGCGGCACAAACACCAGCGGCATCTTCACGATATACCCCCGCTTCTACAACAGCAGCTTCCCGGTCTTCTGCGACATGGACACCGACGGCGGGGGCTGGACCGTCATCCAGAGGCGCATCAATGGCAGCATCAAGTTCTTCCGCCCGTGGAAAGACTACAAGGAGGGGTTCGGCGACCTGGAGGGAGAGTTCTGGCTGGGTCTCGACAGCATCCACGCCCTGACTCGGTCGTTCGGCAGCACGCTGCTGCGTATTCAGGTGGAGAGCTTTGAGGGCCAGTGGCACATCGCCCAGTACGACGGCTTCAAG GTCGCCAACGAGTCAGAGAACTACAGGATGACCACTGGCCGCTTCACATACGGCAGCAACGTGCCGGACTCCTTCAGCTACCACGACGGGGCGAACTTCAGCACCTTCGACCGGGACAACGACGGGGACGAGGAGGTGAACTGCGGGAAGAAGAGCCGAGGTGGCTGGTGGTACAAGGGCGGCATGCCGGGCAAGAACAAGTGCGGGCTCAGCAACCCGAACGGCCTGTACCACCTGGGCGCGTATGAGGGGGAGGAGAACGGCATCTACTGGTACTTCTGGCGCAGCGACTACCTGTACTCGTTCCGTAAGGTCGTGATGATGGTCCGCCCGGCACACTTCTACTACGCCCCGAGCCAGGGCTACCGCCGGCCCCCACAACAGTACCCGTACCCTTACCCATCATCGTACTACCCTGGGCCAGCACCACAACCACCACCACCATACTACCCTGGACCAGCGCCACAGCAACAACCATATCCATCTTACAGCAACCCCGCCCCGGCAGCTCAGCAACCATACCCGAACCCCGCACCTTACCCTACAGGTTACGACGCCGCAAGCCTTAACAGCGCGCCAAGTCCGACCTCTTCCTCGCAGTACTACTACCAGAGATACATGCAAGGTGACAAAGGCGAAAAGTAG
- the LOC118422930 gene encoding ATP-dependent RNA helicase DBP2-like gives MGDFGGGGCDSGGGVGGGGGFGDGGFSSGGGGFDGGGGGFSSCGDDGGFSSAGGDYGHGGDASSFGPGSHTAHSQGVVFAGFHGRHGAGLGGASLNRPTGLNRRIHYRSPGFKYVGYRANNNPAAMAMCPLIAGFVLLLQGCVFTGIGYSGSGPRIPFSFLGPILLCVGLVLLLLAGCCCKKAHDDFHRPGGQPTVHVVGSTAPQPPGVPPGTGQTVVMNPTVVTGAQGGPALPTVLAGTSLGQYPPHPARMQPLWPGTTPSDGRTTTPSGSHAYQQAHIGLAPPPSYYDVTGEDRSEKP, from the exons ATGGGTGACTTTGGCGGAGGGGGCTGTGATTCTGGTGGGGGGGTTGGCGGTGGTGGTGGCTTCGGCGACGGAGGATTCAGTAGTGGTGGCGGCGGCTTCGACGGAGGAGGAGGGGGATTCAGCAGTTGTGGGGACGATGGTGGCTTCAGTAGCGCCGGGGGCGATTACGGTCATGGCGGCGATGCCTCGTCATTTGGACCCGGTAGTCACACGGCCCATTCGCAAGGTGTCGTCTTCGCCGGCTTCCATGGTCGTCACGGAGCAGGTCTAGGTGGAGCATCACTAAACCGACCCACAGGCCTGAACAGGCGTATTCACTACAGATCACCTGGGTTCAAATATGTCGGATACCGGGCTAACAATAACCCCGCGGCCATGGCCATGTGTCCTCTCATAGCTGGCTTTGTTCTTTTGCTGCAGGGTTGTGTCTTTACCGGTATAGGATACAGCGGTAGTGGTCCACGAATCCCGTTCAGTTTTCTAGGGCCTATCTTATTGTGCGTGGGTCTTGTTCTCCTCCTGCTGGCGGGCTGCTGTTGTAAAAAGGCCCATGACGACTTCCACCGGCCGGGCGGACAGCCCACGGTACATGTGGTGGGATCCACCGCGCCCCAGCCGCCGGGAGTTCCGCCGGGGACAGGGCAGACCGTCGTGATGAACCCGACAGTCGTAACTGGCGCACAGGGAGGTCCTGCCTTGCCGACCGTGTTGGCAGGGACATCACTAGGACAGTACCCGCCACACCCCGCAAG GATGCAGCCCCTGTGGCCTGGGACCACACCTAGCGACGGTCGCACGACCACACCCTCCGGGAGCCACGCCTACCAACAGGCACACATCGGTCTTGCCCCACCCCCTTCCTACTATGACGTTACCGGTGAAGACAGGTCGGAAAAGCCATAG